AAGGAATTAAATGTGTAGTTGATTGACAAAGCAAAACCTAAGAATCGGTAAAACAATCAGAACATATACTTACATGATTCGCGGCCGCGGCCGGACTGGCCAAGGAATCTGAATATCTGGATCGATTTGGCTTCATATGCATGCACACCACGCCCGCCGCTGCTTGCTATGTTCCCGTAGATGCTGATGTTTGCGCGACGTGCTCTACTCGATATCGACCGGCAGCGGCGGCGTAGATCGATTTAGTTAGTTCTGCAGCGGTACAGGGAACTAAGGAAGCGTCTTTATTCTATTCACGGAAGATAAACGAAACGGTATAAACTAAACGGTACTTTCACATAATGGCAAAGGTGGGTAATTTATTTTAATCGGAAGATCAATCGGTTGTGGTATACTGATGAATAAAATTGACGGACAGATGACTCTGATTTTTGTGGGATTTTCTAGCTATTTCTCTAATTTCTGGTTAGCCCGTAATGTACTTTTAATATATATTAGATTAGATTAGATTAGATTAGATATGCTCCCGCTCAACAagttatctttactattaaatctcAATCCGTTGGTGCGTACGTTGCTTGTCTCGTCTTTACTATTAAATCTCAATCAGTTGGTACGTACGTTGCTCGTCTCGTCGCTCGCCTCGTCGCTAATACCTCTCGAGTCAGAGTTAGGCCCAGACGCTAATACCTCTAGAGTCAGGCCCACATATCGTTTACTATTAAATCAGATACACGATGAAGGAACGCACGCGGAGGTTGGTCATACACGTTCTGTCTACCGCTGGGCCAATCAGACCGATCTACTGCCTCGCGGGCCAGGAGATACCAGACCGCGTCGCTTCCGCCCAGCGCGCGCCATGGCCGCCGTGAACCTGCTCCCTTCCACGACCAGAGCCACGCGACGCAGCCGTTCTACTCCGCCCCTGCGCCGCGTCTCTTCTGTCGTCCTCCTCCGTTCCGCCGCCATGTTCTGCACGTCGCCGGCCTCCCTGCCTCCTGGAGGATGTGCCGCACGAGCTTGTTTGGCTCCCACGCGTGCGCGCAAACAGCAACCCTGCATCCTGCCTTGTTTCTCGGTGGTTTTGGGTGATGTGCTGTGGAGATGTGGGTGCTCGTTTGCTGTGGTGATGTTCCATGCAATTGTTCAAATAAATTGTTATACACCCTGTGTTCCAAAAAAAAGCCGCTCAAGTATATTTATATATATCTAAACATAGTTTTAGTGTGTACATACATTCGTGCATAGATATATCTGGACATAGTTTTAGTGTGTTGGTACATTTGTACATAAGATATATCTAGACATAGTTTTAGTGTGTACATATATTCATATATAGAAAAAGTTGAGCAGCTTTTTTAGGAAGATGGAATACTATTTTCAAGTTTATTCCTGTTCAATTAAGATCGACGGTGAGGGCCTACAAATTGAAAATTTCTAATTCTTTTGCCTAAGTTGTTGCACCTTTGTCCAAAAGAAAATGTACTCCCTTCTGCCAAAGTTAATTGGAGCGGCTCATGAGTACACTGCATTAGACATAGTATATGGTCATGTAATTTTTTTTTGGAACGATTACTACTTTTTAGTTTATTTTATGTATAGAAGGATATTTTATAATATTCATGTTCAAGTAAGACCGATGTGACTGTGTTCCCAGTAAAGAAAAAAACTAGCAAAGTCTCTCGATCAGAAGAATTCACGTGGTCACTTCCGTCTATGGACACGTCTGTTTGTAAGGAACCAAATATCCAGTCACGTCTCAAGGTGTTGGCAGTAGAAAATTAAGATATGGTGATTGCATAGAAAAGGCAACAAATTACAAACATTTTAGTAACACATGAACATGATAGCCTGATGAAGCAATTTCACGTGAGCATGTTTTAATTTGGAAGAACAAAAAAGACGTGTTTCCGATGATTATTTTAGTTCAATAATAAAAAATGTAATTGTTTTTCTAAAAAGATTGGCTCAACGTTTGtctacccgtagcaacgcacgggtattatgctagttGTACCTAGTATGATAATACCTCATTCTATATTATCTCCTGCAAAATCTTTGGCTACAAGGTATTATGGATGTTAAGGAGTGAAACTCTCGTATGCAACAGACTTCTAAACACCTTCTCGCTCCAGCTCTCGACCTCGCCAATGTGTCCCTCCAGCCCTTCCAACGCCGCGGCCACCGTCGCCGTCTCTGGCAGGGGCAGTGGCACTCCCTTCTTGGCCGCCGGCACCACTCGCAGTCTCGTCAGCCACGCGTTCGATGACACCGTGTGGGCTACTGCCGATACGTCCGGGGACATAGTCGCGCACCTCAGGAAGATGGCCTCCGACGCTGACGCTGTggccgccgccacctccgccaCCACGCCGACCACCTCACCGTCAGCCGGCGACGGAAAGGCGTGCCTCGAGGCGTGCCCCATCGCGGCGGCGAGGTGGCACAGCTCCTTTTCCGCGCGCTTGCGTGCCCGGAGCGACGCGGCGACCATGGCGCCGTCCCCGCGCCGGACACCCGCACGCAGCTCCGCGGCGCTCTGCTTGAGCGCGAGCAGCGCCGGCTCGAACGAGCCGTACGCGTCGGCGAGAGCGAGGGACCCGTCGAGGATCCGATCGTAGGCAGCCGCGTCTTCGCGGAGGGCCGCCGCGGCCTGCGGCAGCGcgaggaactcgccgagcacggcCAGCACGGCGTCGACGCGCGCGAGCCCCGAAGGCCCGTCATTGACGCCAGAGCACGTGGCGGAAGCCGACCATGCCCCTAGCGAGCGGATGCCGGCGTCGAGGCGAGTGTGCACGTGGTGGCACTGGCAGTGGCACGGCTCGCTCGCCGACCGGGCGTGCGCGGCCTTGCTCTTCCCCGCGGCGCCGCCTCCGAGTGTGAAGTGCATCATGTGACAGCGTGCCGAGTATCAGTAGGCACTAGGCAGTAGCGTTTGCGACGTTGGATTCTTGGTGCGTCGGTGGGTGGCATTGAGACGACAAGGACGCCAGCTTATATGGTGG
This Lolium perenne isolate Kyuss_39 chromosome 1, Kyuss_2.0, whole genome shotgun sequence DNA region includes the following protein-coding sequences:
- the LOC127306214 gene encoding uncharacterized protein, coding for MMHFTLGGGAAGKSKAAHARSASEPCHCQCHHVHTRLDAGIRSLGAWSASATCSGVNDGPSGLARVDAVLAVLGEFLALPQAAAALREDAAAYDRILDGSLALADAYGSFEPALLALKQSAAELRAGVRRGDGAMVAASLRARKRAEKELCHLAAAMGHASRHAFPSPADGEVVGVVAEVAAATASASEAIFLRCATMSPDVSAVAHTVSSNAWLTRLRVVPAAKKGVPLPLPETATVAAALEGLEGHIGEVESWSEKVFRSLLHTRVSLLNIHNTL